One Arachis hypogaea cultivar Tifrunner chromosome 2, arahy.Tifrunner.gnm2.J5K5, whole genome shotgun sequence genomic window, GCATTACTATCAGAGAAAAAACTGAACATTAACAAACACATGGAAATGCATAAACTTAAGATTAACAAACTTAAGATTAAAAAATTGTATGTACTCACGCCTGCATGCCATCAGGCCAAATTCTCACCCGGGTGACGGGCGGTGGGGGAGGGGCCTCTTGCTGGGGTACTAGAGGAATCACCCACCTCGGGTTTTGTCGTTGGATCTGCAGGGGGCGTAGCAGAAAGAGACACTTAGTTAGGGTTTAGGATCATAATGAACTGTTGGTTTGCTAGACCCGCCTGTGACATCATAGGGGTCGACAGGGCAGCCGAGGTAAAAGGCGAGGACTGAACAGTCGCAGGAGATTCAGTGGAAACTCTCTCTCTATCACGACCATGAGACCCACTCGGTCTACCTCTGCTACCTGTTGTCATGTCTGGAAAATAAATGTATTATTAACACTAATCAGTACATGTTAACTATATGGAAACTTCCTAAAAAAATTGGACATAACTTCTCCTAAAATTGGACATATGATTATCTTTACGGTTCCCACAAATTCAACCAATCTCAACCCACAACATCAGCcaaaatacaattaaattcaCCACATTTCCAACATAGCATATTAACTTGTTTTCGTACTAGAATTCATACTATATATAATGTTGTAGATATAATATTACAATGTCAAATACAAcaatttatttaattcaattaaagttaataactaatgACATGATGCCACCAAATATGCACCCATTAAGTAATGTTCACCATTACAGGAATCTAGACTTAATTTTGTCTATGAATATTAAGCACTGAGTACATATATATTATGCCTATTATTATTAAAGTTATTTAATAAACTTTGATACATAAACATTGAATTTAGTTTGGACGGTGAAtctgatttttttgtttaatttttttttggattatgaattttttattaccgaatatttgattaaaaaactTTGTTAAAAATTTCAACGTTCTGAAAATCGGTTTGAATCGGCCTGTCGAACCGTAAACTAATGAAAAAAGCGATTTCGACAAAAAGGATAACTACTTGTTTCAAAAATCGTTATTGGACTGCTAAATTGGCCAGAAACTACCCGGTTGAATCAAACTTGGACCCggttaattttcaaattttagacAAACGTTACAAAACAACACCGTTTCgttcattaattaagaaaaaaaggaaaatggtATCGAATGCAAGCAGCAGAATCTTAATCTCGAATCTTAATCCCCTTCCTTAGTTCCTTGAGCACTATCAGGTAGCAGaatctcaatctcaatcttgaACGTAGGCTTGCAGTAGAGAAGGAGTCTCCATCTCATTGAAGAACGTCCAACCACCACCGCCATCATGATCTCCACTGCCACTATCCGCATTGCGCTATCGTCGTCGCAACGCGTCTGCTTGCCACGTTTTCTCGTTTGTTTTGAACTTCCGCCGCCTCTGTATCGTCGTGCTTCCGCCGATGTGATTCCTCTCCGTCGCTTGTTCGAGCTTTAGACCTCCAGCCTATTGTTATCACCACGCTTTGGCCTCTGTTTTGGCCGAGCTTCTAACCCTCATCTGAGCTCCCTCTCCGTCGCGTGTTCGAGGCTTCGAGCTCCAGCATCATCTGTTCGAGTTTCCAAATGTGTGAACTTTGAAGCAATGTTCTAAAAATCGGATGGACTGGCTGGTTCGACCGGGTTAATTGAGAACCGATTCTTTAGACGGTCCGGTTAATATCTAAAATCGTCTTGCAAAAAATTGGTAGAAAACCAACCAAATCGATGGTTAACCGGTGAACCAACTGAACCGGTTCGGTTTTTTAGGTTCCCggttttgtgttttaaaaaagtaaaaaacaaataAGAAAGACACCCAAAACCCCACccatccctctctctctctctcaaacccaaccctaaacctTCTTGGAACGCAGCCACCATCCCTCTTCAAAGTCATCGCCGAACTCTTCTCCTCCGGTAGAGGGTGCTGTCGCCGCCGGCGGGGACAGACCGTCTTCgagcgctctctctctctctctctcgctcaaCGTCCCTCTTCGAGCTCTCTCTCgccgtcgctgcttcttcgctcctcGCCTTGGGTCGTCGACGGTAAGTTCCTCGTCCTCGCCTCTGGTCTCTGTTCGTCCTTGTCCTCGTCCCTAACCCTCTGGCCTCGTCCTCGCCTTTGGCCTCTGGCCTTTGTTTGTCCCCAACTCCAACCTCTCTGAGTCCCTGTTCGTTTAATTTGGTTCAATTTCAATCGCATTAATAActtgtttttttgaaaaaaaaaagttaattagtaTCTGTAAGAGTATTATCATTGTTTTGATCATTGTTATAAATGTTTGGAAAAACTGGAAAAGCATTGTTTTGATCAACAATATAGTTAAGAACTTAAGATCATGGTTAAGCATTATTTGGGAAAACTGGAAAAGCCAAAAAGCATTGTTTTGATTTGTATACATAGGATTACTGTTTGCGTGTTAATTACAACATAGCAGCTGATGAGAAAAGAGAAATGTGTTTAAGTTTGTCATTTTGGAAAATAGCTACACTCTTGGTTCTACTGTAGCAGGTTATAACTTTTCATTCTTCAATAAAACTATGTACAATAATAACTTTTCATTCTTCACCAATTTGATATGATGTTTTAAGTATACAATTTATCTAGTTCCCTCTAAAAATTGGTATAAACATGATAAATTGTATTGAAGCGGAATGCAAATAATGATCAACAATCACAATTCAGTGTTGGCCAACAATCACAATTTTTATGTTGAAttgtgaaattttgaattttatagaaaatttatattgtatttttaataattttattttatatttaattaaactggtTCGACCACGGTTAGATctttgaaccattgaaccagtcacTCGACCAGTTCACTGACAGGTTCGGTTCTCGCAACTTTGGTGTGAAGTGatttcttttccttgttcttgttctttcttGTATTTGGGTTGCTGCCAGTTCTTTGTTGCTGTTGTTTCTTGGTTTTGTGGTGCTGATCTCATATCTGAGTtcatgttattattattgttaacttGGTAATTTGTAAAATTGTTGTTAAGGTGCTGTTCTTTGACTCTATCTTTGTTAGGTTTTTGTAACTTTGCCCAAttgttaatttgaataattattttgatcTTAGTTTATGTTTTTGATcttgttaatttgataatttgTTAAATTGTTATTGAGGTGCTATTCTTTGACCCTGTGATTGTTAGGTTGTTGTATTTttgctaattattaatttgaataattattctGATCTGAGTTTAtgtttttgattttgttaatttgatAATTGTTGTTGTggtgctgtttttgattttgtaatTGTTAATTTGTATAATTGTTGTGATTTGcttttcattattcttgtcattGGACTACTGTTTTTGCGGATTTTTATAATTGATGACAAACTTTGATGttggtattttatatttagttttttttttttgttatttgacttttgaatttatATTTGGATAAGATTATAACATTGTGATTgatatagtatttttaatttgaatgacattttaaggtttatattagactataattatgttttagtgtgtttatttatattttattataaaacggttattTTGGTTGAACCACGAAcaatcggttgaaccaataaaccagtgaaccagtagctagaacggttcaatgaccggttcggttttcagaaccttggaaaTTTTTTGTGATTCTGAATCCTTTGTCACTGATGGCATGTTAGGATATAAAAGACGACGATAGACGGTGTCAGTGGTGCCGCCGCTGCCATGGGTGCTCTTGCCACTCTCTCATCTTGGACTTCTGAGGACAACCTTCTCCTCAAGAACGCCGTtgaggttctctctctctctctccaattcACTCTTAGCTTTTGATTTCAACCTCTATTCCTAATCTTTTGTTGCCTTTGCATCTGCGTATTTGTTTAATCTACTGTCTATCTAATGTGCTTTAGCGCCTTTTCTGATGAATAGTAGTTGTACTGCTAGGTAAAGTTGGTGCCTACGGTAAAATCCACGAACGTGTGTCTTAGAGGGTTCTTAGGTTGGGATCAATGAGTTATATTCATTGCATATTCATACTATTTATCATATTAAATGTGTATTATTTGAGGTCTTGGGGATAGTAGACACTCATATCATGGGGAAAATGTTTTAGTCCTTACATATTGAAGAGTGGATCTGTTTGTGGATGATTCTGAATGTCGTGGTTTATGTATGTCAAGGGGCAATTGCTCTGAATTGGATAGATGTTTGTTCTTGCCGTCTGGTTTGAGTTTTGAAGGGGGACTCCATGTTTAGTCTTTGACTTGTATATTTGCAGGCTGGTGCTTCTTTAGAGTCACTAGCAAAAGGTGTGGTGCAGTTTTCTCGAAGATATAGTTTCAAAGAAATACGCGATAGATGGTATTCTATCCTCTATGATCCTATTATTTCTGCGGAAGCATCTGCAAGCATGACAGACTTCGAGATTTCTACTTCACCTCTCCCATCAAAGTTCATCAAGTTTGGAAATTCAAGAGAACGCAAAATTGATTCTGCaaagagaaaagctgaaagtgTACGGACTTCCTATTATGCTATGCGGAAAAGAATCCGCAGTGACATGTTTAATTCCATGGACTTAGGTTTCCTTGTTGATCCTGAAAATGACAATTATGGTGCAAATGGAAATGAGAGTTTACCTGAAAACTGTGTGGCCGAAGGTGAAATGTCCAATCATTTTGGTTTCCATGGTTCACATACTGATCCTGCTCAGTATTCTTTTCCTGAAAATATGATGAATGGTGGTGCTACATCGAATGGAGTTACTGCCCATGCATATTACACTGGAGCTAAGGATCCAGTTCAAGACGATATCCCTGCTGAGCAACAAGATGTACTTAGAGAAGAACCTCAATTTCTTCGAGATGATGTTTCCAATGGAGCTGCAGAACCTCAATTTCTTCGAGATGATGTTTCCAATGGAGTTGCAGAGGAGATGGGTGTTCCAGAAGAACTAGCCATTGATAGCTTCATTGGTGACGATAATTTAGAGACCCCATTTGATCAGATCAACAGTGATCCTGGAAACCTGTGTTCTGAGTTTGATGGAAATGATGTATTTGATTCATCTGAAATAGAATGTGGTACATCATTTAATAGCTTACATTTGTCTCCACTCCCGGAAATGCCAGTGTGGAAAACACATGCGAGCATTCAAGAGCCTGAAATGCCATGTGATGATTTTAAGGATTCTATTCCTTGTGGGGAGGCTTACCTGACAGAACTGTCCAATTCTCTCTTGAACTTCACTAATGAGGAAGAACTCTATCTGATGGATGTTGATGGAAAAGATGGGATTGATAAGTCTTATTATGAGGGTCTGAGTTCACTTCTACTGAGTTCTCCTAATGATGTTAGCCAAGATCAGATGCCTGAAAAGGCTGAGGCAGAGTCTTCAGTGGCATCACAACCAAAAGTTTCAAATCTGTCAGTTTCATGTCAAGCAAAAGTAGATGATAACAATAGATCACAGTCTAGCAATGCTCAAACAGTTCAGAAATCAGATAACCAAGTATCATCTTCTGTCTCTGTTAAAGATCCTCGTTTTCCTGAACTAACTAATGGAGTTGTATTCTGTGCACTAAACACTGAAGAACCAGAAGTTCCATGCAATGTTGATGTTTTCCTACTACCCTTGGATGTGCCTCCTTCAACATCTCCCTATTCATCTGAATGGATGTATACAGAATCCAATAAGCCAATGTCATCATGTGTTCAGGATTATGGATTTAGTAACCATAAAGCTCTTGAAACAAGTAGAATGACAAAGGTAGAACAGAAAAAACCTGCAGAGTTTCGTGGATCTTCTC contains:
- the LOC112737442 gene encoding uncharacterized protein, which encodes MGALATLSSWTSEDNLLLKNAVEAGASLESLAKGVVQFSRRYSFKEIRDRWYSILYDPIISAEASASMTDFEISTSPLPSKFIKFGNSRERKIDSAKRKAESVRTSYYAMRKRIRSDMFNSMDLGFLVDPENDNYGANGNESLPENCVAEGEMSNHFGFHGSHTDPAQYSFPENMMNGGATSNGVTAHAYYTGAKDPVQDDIPAEQQDVLREEPQFLRDDVSNGAAEPQFLRDDVSNGVAEEMGVPEELAIDSFIGDDNLETPFDQINSDPGNLCSEFDGNDVFDSSEIECGTSFNSLHLSPLPEMPVWKTHASIQEPEMPCDDFKDSIPCGEAYLTELSNSLLNFTNEEELYLMDVDGKDGIDKSYYEGLSSLLLSSPNDVSQDQMPEKAEAESSVASQPKVSNLSVSCQAKVDDNNRSQSSNAQTVQKSDNQVSSSVSVKDPRFPELTNGVVFCALNTEEPEVPCNVDVFLLPLDVPPSTSPYSSEWMYTESNKPMSSCVQDYGFSNHKALETSRMTKVEQKKPAEFRGSSQVMGSPPLPGPVDNSKVKCEFPNAHASHTASRSAMSVSGGLGGNKASTTNAIMHANPKDTPINVGLTHCLNSRATNSFSEKPTLGSNGFRNHPYSDGSGMKQGKNLALPKDRHLQHAEAGSSDVPKSQLVAIPPTLDEEQYMESDDDVPCYSDIEAMILDMDLDPDDQDLFYNEEVSTYQHEETKRTIIRLEQGAHSSMQRAIALHEAIAILYGRYSKHYIKKAEVLLGRATEGVPVDIDLGKGGYANKISRRQAVIKLHNDGSFYIKNFGKTSILVNNKEVQTGQSQRLHSNCLIELRGMPFIFETNPSCVKQYLDQHITDNSQTL